CGTCGGACGTCTGCACGTTGGACGCGGTGACGTCCTTCTTGCCGTCATCCTTCATCGCGCCGACCTCGGACTTGAGGATGCGCAGGGACTTGCCGAGGGCACGCGCGGAGTCCGGGAGCCGCTTGGCCCCGAAGAGCAGCAGCACGATGACCGCAATGATGATGATTTCCAGTGCGCGGTTTTCGAGCATCGGGGTTCCCTCTTCGTCGTCGTGTCTCGCCGATGATACGCACCGTGAAGGCACGGTCGTCCAGAGCGTCGCAGCAGATCTTGCTGCTTCGACGCATCTTCGATACTACGCGGATCAGTTTGACGCTTGAATAGACGGTGAGGGCCCGGTGAACGCGAGTTCCCCACCCTTTCGGGCCACTGCCTCCGCCGCGAGCTCGACCTCCCGGCCGGCCCCGGCAA
This genomic interval from Streptacidiphilus rugosus AM-16 contains the following:
- the tatA gene encoding Sec-independent protein translocase subunit TatA, translated to MLENRALEIIIIAVIVLLLFGAKRLPDSARALGKSLRILKSEVGAMKDDGKKDVTASNVQTSDEQAQAAAAPKTIQSAPGDTASARPVEDKQPTVQG